Proteins encoded by one window of Thunnus thynnus chromosome 3, fThuThy2.1, whole genome shotgun sequence:
- the LOC137180184 gene encoding mitoferrin-2-like, producing MEADGFVSRRTSVETPGVDSRVTGATAGAEIRWLGGRLMGASGGFVGALSPRMSGEQDFAPVLHRATQETSTSAEPEIDYEGLPQGAATSTHMLAGAVAGIMEHCLMYPIDCVKTRMQSLHPEPGARYRNVMDALRQIVRTEGVWRPIRGVNVLAVGAGPAHALYFACYEKIKFSLSDAIHPGTNSHFANGVAGCMATVIHDAIMNPAEVMKQRMQMFNSPYRGVLDCMGSMLRHEGLAAFYRSYTTQLTMNVPFQALHFMTYEYLQELLNPHRQYNPSSHVVSGALAGALAAAATTPLDVCKTLLNTQEAQAIHVIQAEAATATGAVGAAAAAAAAASSPGSRHISGLGEAFRTVYRMGGVPAFFKGVQARVIYQMPSTAISWSVYEFFKYIITKRQHEKRLRGDRDGDK from the exons ATGGAAGCGGACGGTTTCGTGTCCCGGCGAACGTCCGTGGAAACACCGGGCGTCGACAGCCGCGTTACAGGAGCTACAGCCGGCGCAGAGATCCGATGGCTGGGTGGCAGGCTCATGGGCGCCTCGGGAGGATTTGTTGGGGCTCTTTCGCCGAGAATGTCAGGGGAGCAGGACTTTGCCCCGGTGTTGCATCGAGCAACTCAGGAGACCTCGACCTCTGCTGAGCCAGAAATAGACTATGAAGGGCTGCCTCAGGGAGCCGCCACCAGCACACACATGCTGGCAGGAGCCGTGGCTGGAATCATGGAGCACTGCCTTATGTACCCCATCGATTGTGTCAAG ACTCGCATGCAGAGCCTGCATCCTGAGCCCGGAGCACGCTACCGCAACGTGATGGACGCCCTGCGGCAGATCGTCCGGACCGAGGGCGTGTGGCGGCCGATCAGAGGCGTGAACGTGCTGGCGGTGGGGGCGGGACCCGCCCACGCTCTCTACTTCGCCTGCTACGAAAAGATCAAGTTCTCGCTCAGCGACGCAATTCACCCCGGCACCAACAGCCACTTTGCAAACG GAGTGGCGGGCTGCATGGCCACAGTGATCCACGACGCCATCATGAACCCAGCTGAAG TTATGAAACAACGTATGCAGATGTTCAACTCACCTTATCGAGGCGTGCTTGACTGTATGGGCTCCATGTTGAGGCACGAGGGTTTGGCGGCTTTTTACCGCAGCTACACCACCCAGCTGACCATGAACGTGCCATTCCAGGCACTCCACTTCATGACCTACGAGTACCTCCAGGAGCTCCTCAACCCCCACAGACAGTACAACCCTTCCTCTCACGTTGTGTCAGGCGCACTGGCGGGAGCCCTGGCAGCCGCCGCCACCACACCCCTCGACGTCTGCAAAACCCTCCTCAACACGCAGGAGGCTCAAGCTATTCACGTGATCCAAGCCGAGGCAGCGACGGCAACCGGAGCGGtcggagcagcagcagcagcagcagccgccgcCTCGTCGCCCGGCAGCCGCCACATCTCTGGTCTGGGCGAGGCTTTTCGGACGGTGTACAGGATGGGAGGCGTGCCGGCCTTCTTCAAGGGCGTCCAAGCCCGTGTCATTTACCAGATGCCCTCCACAGCCATCAGCTGGTCCGTCTACGAGTTCTTCAAATACATCATCACCAAGCGCCAGCACGAGAAACGGCTGCGCGGAGACCGTGATGGAGACAAGTAA